One Carassius gibelio isolate Cgi1373 ecotype wild population from Czech Republic chromosome A7, carGib1.2-hapl.c, whole genome shotgun sequence DNA window includes the following coding sequences:
- the LOC128017354 gene encoding maspardin, whose translation MEEIRVSPDYNWFRSTVPLKRIIVDDDDSKVWSLYDAGPKSIRCPIIFLPPVSGTAEVFFQQVLALSGWGYRVISLQYPVYWDLLEFCDGFRKLLDNLQLDKVHLFGASLGGFLAQKFAEVTHKSPRVHSLILCNSFSDTSIFNQTWTANSFWLMPGFMLKKIVLGNFAKGPMDPKMADAIDFMVDRLESLNQSELASRLTLNCQNSYVEPHKIKNVAVTIIDVFDQSALSHEAKEEMYKLYPKARRAHLKTGGNFPYLCRSAEVNLYIQIHLRQFHGTRYAAISPEMVSAEELEVQKTNLSSDSESDGES comes from the exons ATGGAGGAGATAAGAGTATCTCCTGACTATAACTGGTTCAGAAGCACCGTACCTCTGAAAAGA ATAATCGTGGATGATGATGACAGTAAAGTCTGGTCGTTGTATGACGCCGGGCCGAAGAGCATCAGGTGCCCCATCATCTTCCTCCCACCTGTGAGCGGCACGGCAGAGGTTTTCTTCCAGCAGGTGCTGGCTCTCTCCGGATGGGGCTACCGCGTCATCTCC CTCCAGTATCCCGTCTATTGGGATCTTCTGGAATTTTGTGATGGATTTAGAAAGCTTTTAGACAACCTACAACTGGACAAG GTGCACTTGTTTGGCGCCTCTCTGGGTGGATTCCTGGCTCAGAAATTTGCTGAAGTCACACATAAATCTCCCAGAGTTCATTCTCTGATCCTGTGCAACTCATTTAGCGACACATCGATCTTCAACCAGACATGGACAGCAAACAG TTTCTGGTTGATGCCTGGTTTCATGCTCAAAAAGATTGTGCTTGGTAACTTTGCCAAAGGACCCATGGACCCAAAAATGGCAGATGCAATTGACTTTATGGTTGACAGA CTGGAAAGCCTGAACCAGAGTGAACTGGCCTCTCGACTCACGCTGAACTGCCAAAACTCCTACGTGGAGCCGCACAAGATCAAGAATGTTGCCGTCACCATAATAGAT GTTTTTGATCAGAGTGCCCTGTCACATGAGGCAAAGGAGGAAATGTATAAACTGTACCCCAAGGCTAGACGAGCTCACCTCAAAACCGGCGGAAACTTCCCGTATCTGTGCAGAAGTGCAGAAGTTAACCTGTACATACAA ATACACCTGCGTCAGTTTCATGGGACGCGGTACGCCGCTATCAGTCCAGAGATGGTCAGCGCAGAAGAGCTGGAAGTGCAGAAGACAAATCTGAGCAGCGACAGCGAGAGCGACGGTGAATCGTAG
- the LOC128017355 gene encoding ankyrin repeat and death domain-containing protein 1A-like: MMTMEDGLVSEDDILLRSEKEFHDAAKRNDTERMQELIRRGVDIKVKNKMDRKALHWAAGAGSEQAVHLLLDHDMEVDDMDSFGMNPLLLAAWFGHLSVLKILVSTGAKLTCENKNGLNLLHCAAQRGHISILEYIMEDLESVKLDKVDKSGKTAFHLAAGHGHLKVVEFLIGMGCAHDLKDKEENTALHLAAKQGHSDVLQKIMDTGESIDEKNIDGMTALHLAAEGGHYECVRLLLEAGCDVNSLTHSNRSALHLVVQHGSGREVRLLVQAGIHLDSVDTQHTSALHLAVLNNSTGIVKDLIDAGCDLDICDDRLQTALHIAAEHGWLNIAEMILVSGVNLNLLDKQGKSSLDVAARGNHVNVVDMIIKADRFYKWEKENVTSDSDSLVGTSLTFKQDHRQETQHIRSVLWTLASKYLKPGEWKTLARHWKFSEAHIRAIEHQWTGTKSYKEHGHRMLLIWLHGVITAGENPIKGLYEGLVGISRIDLAESMRQLANTDPSSAKKCSTM, translated from the exons ATGATGACGATGGAAGACGGACTGGTGTCTGAAGACGATATAT TGCTTCGCTCGGAGAAGGAGTTTCATGATGCTGCGAAGAGGAATGACACGGAGAGAATGCAGGAGCTCATCAGAAGAGGGGTGGACATCAAAGTCAAAAATAAG ATGGACCGTAAGGCCCTTCACTGGGCAGCAGGAGCCGGCAGTGAGCAGGCAGTGCATCTGCTGCTGGACCATGACATGGAGGTGGATGATATGGACAGC TTCGGTATGAACCCTCTGCTCTTAGCCGCATGGTTTGGTCACCTCTCGGTCCTAAAGATCCTTGTCTCAACTGGGGCAAAGCTCACCTGTGAAAACAAA aatGGCTTGAATCTCTTGCACTGTGCTGCCCAGAGGGGTCACATCAGTATTTTGGAGTATATCATGGAAGATCTGGAAAGCGTGAAGCTTGATAAAGTCGACAAG TCAGGTAAGACAGCGTTTCATTTGGCTGCAGGGCATGGACACCTGAAGGTGGTGGAGTTCCTCATTGGGATGGGCTGTGCTCATGACCTCAAGGACAAG GAGGAAAACACTGCACTGCATTTGGCAGCTAAGCAAGGCCACAGTGACGTCCTACAGAAGATCATGGACACCGGGGAGAGCATTgatgaaaaaaacatt GACGGCATGACTGCTTTACATCTGGCAGCTGAAGGAGGGCATTATGAATGTGTCAGACTGCTGCTGGAGGCTGGCTGCGATGTCAACTCACTCACTCAT AGTAACAGGTCTGCTCTTCATCTGGTGGTCCAGCATGGCTCAGGAAGAGAGGTCCGACTGCTGGTACAGGCTGGGATCCACCTGGATTCAGTAGACACA CAACACACTTCAGCTCTACACCTGGCAGTGCTCAACAACTCCACAGGAATAGTGAAGGATCTGATCGATGCGGGATGCGACCTGGACATCTGTGATGAT CGGCTTCAAACTGCTTTGCACATAGCAGCAGAACACGGTTGGCTGAACATTGCTGAAATGATCCTGGTATCTGGAGTCAATCTCAATCTGCTCGACAAG CAAGGAAAGTCGTCACTGGATGTTGCAGCTCGAGGCAACCATGTGAATGTCGTTGACATGATTATCAAAGCTGACCGATTTTACAAATGGGAGAAG GAAAATGTGACGAGTGACTCTGACTCTCTGGTGGGAACGAGCCTTACCTTTAAACAAGATCATCGACAGGAGACACAACATATCCGATCTGTTCTATGGACACTTGCCTCCAAATATCTTAAACCAGGCGAGTGGAAAACACTGGCTCGACACTGGAAGTTCTCAGAAGCACATATTCGAGCCATAGAGCACCAATGGACAG GTACAAAGAGCTACAAGGAGCACGGGCACAGGATGCTGCTCATCTGGCTGCACGGAGTGATCACCGCTGGAGAAAACCCCATCAAGGGTTTGTACGAAGGTCTGGTAGGAATCTCAAGGATCGATCTGGCAG AAAGCATGCGACAGCTGGCAAATACGGATCCATCTTCTGCTAAAAAATGCTCTACAATGTAA
- the LOC128017356 gene encoding pleckstrin homology domain-containing family O member 2 → MEDGVKEEPAKPKEVTSSGKAGWLKKYSGKFFGSYKDRYIHLDRTVIAVYENEELTTCLEKLDLVNYETCHELKSIFTKKHRLILIRSPKYANKVQDVKLQAQTPEEKEAWIKALSEGISQSKNTVFDEVKVDESCSLEHVTRNRPKGDRGRRPPTRIHMKEAANVSSDGMFRLDLDGEVTVQNGTHGLKTEGDKQTEPSKPSAAMNNIPEEDTDEESTPQKKVIKPPMPPSKDNKPSETHKEDEAKNEEPAAQKKPPPMPPSKELKPCASVDGAAVEKNVSDSKVEVEAESTDSSESTPSTKSVQAPTPPSKNMKPTQPVTPATVTIEEKEKNKDADGESTKLDGVSNEKEDLDKLEGVETIVRSKKVMKPQVVMLDSPIMPSKEPEQEVQDSKKASETTGEVATSLEPSQLNLTPLSTPESVKKSPGPPAPPKKKPGKAPAKTEDTASKSDPMVVASSETADIKLAIPEPKTEPIVDVSSEDLEEKSLDSGQHSGEESETGDHVTPSSVKLKGSSQELDLETSEEDRKPSDSKAESLEEPLLETPPTSSKTSVPNANPTPSQCANMSLDLTMPLKRSSKARSASLGDLLVENAEKMEKNIPVNPQGSDVKDFQSKMSSKNKETGELPNAIVTGQSGEMEMKGDSSPEFRKSDQLLKEATNLNNLNNRNRLSF, encoded by the exons atGGAAGAT GGTGTGAAAGAGGAGCCAGCCAAGCCCAAAGAGGTGACGAGCTCTGGGAAGGCCGGCTGGCTGAAGAAGTATTCAGGGAAGTTCTTTGGCAGCTACAAGGACCGATACATTCATCTGGACCGAACAGTGATTGCAGTCTATGAGAATGAG GAATTGACAACATGCCTGGAGAAACTGGACTTGGTCAACTATGAGACTTGCCATGAGTTAAAGAGTATTTTCACGAAGAAACACAGACTGATACTAATACGAAGCCCCAAGTACGCTAACAAG GTCCAAGATGTCAAACTTCAAGCACAAACCCCAGAGGAGAAAGAGGCCTGGATAAAGGCACTGAGTGAAGGAATCAGTCAGTCAAAGAACACAGTTTTTGATGAG GTAAAAGTGGATGAAAGCTGCTCTTTAGAACATGTTACACGGAACCGACCAAAAGGGGACCGTGGAAGAAGGCCGCCAACAAGGATACACATGAAGGAG GCTGCAAATGTTTCAAGTGATGGAATGTTTAGACTAGACCTTGATGGTGAGGTCACGGTACAGAATGGAACTCATGGCTTGAAAACAGAAGGGGATAAACAAACGGAACCTTCTAAACCATCTGCAGCGATGAACAACATTCCAGAGGAGGACACTGATGAAGAGTCCACACCCCAGAAGAAAGTTATAAAGCCGCCCATGCCGCCATCAAAAGACAACAAACCCAGTGAAACTCATAAAGAGGATGAGGCCAAAAATGAGGAACCTGCAGCTCAAAAGAAGCCCCCACCGATGCCTCCATCAAAGGAGTTAAAACCTTGCGCCTCTGTTGATGGGGCTGCTGTTGAGAAGAATGTCTCGGATAGTAAAGTGGAGGTTGAAGCAGAAAGCACTGACTCTTCCGAATCAACCCCTTCCACCAAGAGCGTTCAGGCCCCTACTCCTCCTTCCAAAAATATGAAGCCTACCCAACCGGTAACACCAGCCACAGTCACAATAGAGGAAAAAGAGAAGAATAAGGACGCTGATGGTGAAAGTACCAAGCTAGATGGAGTTTCAAATGAGAAAGAAGACCTGGATAAGTTAGAAGGGGTAGAGACCATTGTTCGATCTAAAAAGGTCATGAAACCACAAGTAGTGATGTTGGATTCACCCATTATGCCTTCAAAAGAACCTGAACAAGAAGTGCAAGACTCAAAGAAAGCATCTGAGACCACTGGAGAAGTTGCAACCTCACTAGAACCTTCTCAACTTAATCTTACTCCACTTTCAACTCCTGAATCTGTGAAAAAGAGCCCCGGACCCCCTGCTCCACCCAAGAAGAAGCCAGGCAAGGCACCTGCCAAGACAGAAGACACTGCCTCAAAAAGTGACCCAATGGTCGTTGCGTCTTCAGAAACAGCTGACATCAAATTGGCTATTCCAGAACCCAAAACTGAGCCAATTGTAGATGTGTCAAGTGAAGATTTGGAGGAGAAGTCTTTAGACAGTGGCCAGCACTCAGGAGAGGAGTCTGAAACCGGTGATCATGTTACACCATCCTCCGTAAAGCTCAAAGGAAGCTCCCAGGAACTTGATTTGGAGACCAGTGAGGAGGATCGAAAACCTTCTGACAGCAAAGCCGAGAGCTTGGAGGAGCCATTGTTAGAAACCCCACCCACCTCCTCAAAGACCTCAGTTCCCAATGCAAACCCAACCCCAAGCCAATGTGCCAACATGTCCCTGGACCTCACCATGCCTCTCAAGCGTTCTTCCAAGGCCCGCTCCGCATCCCTAGGTGACCTCCTTGTGGAGAATGCAGAGAAGATGGAAAAAAATATACCAGTTAATCCACAAGGAAGTGACGTAAAAGACTTTCAAAGCAAAATGTCTTCTAAAAACAAAGAGACTGGAGAGCTGCCGAACGCAATCGTGACCGGACAGAGTGGTGAGATGGAAATGAAAGGGGACTCGAGCCCGGAGTTCAGGAAATCTGACCAGTTACTGAAAGAAGCCACAAATCTTAACAATCTTAATAACAGAAACAGATTAAGTTTTTAA